Part of the Oligoflexus sp. genome is shown below.
GAACGAACGGCCGTCGATCCGCTTGCGATCATCCAGGATCATGTTGCGCATGGAAACGTAAATCAGTTTCTCATAAGCAGCGGCTAAAGCCTTGCCGCGAGCGCTGTCACCGTCAGGATTGAGTTCAGTGACGATCTTATCTTTCAGCGCTTTCAGGCCTTTGACGCGGGCTTGCTTTTCACGAATCTGCAGAGCTTCGCGGGCGTGGCCTTCGAGGTGCTGCACTTCGGGATAAACAGTATCAGCCAGCGTGTTCCCGGTCAGGGTGCGCTTGGGTTTGCCGATTTCTTTCTGAACTTCCTTCTGCATCTCGAAGAGCGGCCTCATGGCATCATGAGCAAAGGTGATCGCTTCGATCATCTCGTCTTCGGAAAGGAAGTTCGCGGCCGCTTCCACCATCAGAACAGCGTCTGGATTGGCGGCGAGCGTCAGGTCGAGGTCGCCCTCTTCACCCAAAACGGGATCGAGGACGAGTTGGCCGTCTTTCTTGCCAACGCGAATAGAGGCCACAGGGCCATTGAAAGGAATATCACTGATCATCAAAGCTGTACTGGCACCGACCATAGCCAAAGGCGCAGGGTGATGCAAAGGATCCACCGACATCACGGTGCAGACAACTTGAGTTTCGCAGAGGAATTCTTCAGGAAAGCTGGGGCGAAGAGGGCGGTCGATTACGCGGGCTGTCAGGACTTCGGCTTCACTGGGCTTGGTTTCCCTTTTCACGAATCCACCGGGGATCCGTCCGGCCGCATAAAACTTTTCAATGTAGTCGACGCTTAGCGGGAAGAAGTCCTGTCCTTCCTTCGGGGCCTCTGAAGCACAGACAGTCACAAGGACCTGAGTGTCGCCACAGCTGACCATGACGGAGCCATTGGCTTGTTTCGCAAACTTTTGGAATTCGAAACATATGGTTTTGTCGCCGACTTTGGCTTCCTTGATTAGGGACATCTTAAGAAAACTCCGAAAAAGATTGGCAGCCCGCCAAATTAAAAAACGTCTTTACCTTTGCCAACAGTATCAAGTTACTGGCGAGAGATAAAGACGCTTTGTGATTTGGTATGTATTATTTGCGCAGGCCAAGTTCAGAAATGAGATTCTTGTAAGCGTTGGTATCTTTGTTCTTCAGGTAAGTCAGAAGACGTTTACGCTGACCAACGAGTTTCATCAGACCTAAACGGGAGTGATGATCTTTCTCATGCACTTTGAAGTGACCATTCAAGGTCTGCAGACGGCGAGTCAGCAAAGCGATTTGCACTTCTGGGGAAGCGGTGTCGCCGGGTTTCTTGGCGAATTTTTGAACGATTTCAGAGGTTTCAGCTTTGCTCAAAGCCATGTCATATCCTTCCTAACTGAGAGCTTATACGCGTTGAATCAGCATAGCCCCGGTTTTCGGGCGATGTAAGCAGGCAAACTACCTATAATGTGCGCACATTGCAAGCTTCGTCTTCTTACCGGGTACGGTTTTTCCAGTCTCATGGCGATTCTGGGCTTATTTTTAATGATTTCTCACAGAATTCCGATACTATTTTAGGAATTGACAAAACTCCGTTGTTTTGTCATAAAACGCCACTGCTACACGGTAATGATGACTTCCTATTGATAAGCTGTTGTTCCCCGCTGCGCTGGTTCCCTGACAAAATTTCTCGGTTTCGAGAAGGAGACGGTGATGACCTTTCCAGCCGGCTACAAAGTAGTCCATAAAACCCACGGGGTAGGCGAAATCCAAGGAGTTGAAAGTCTCACCTTGGGCGGTCAATCGCAGGATTATTACATCCTGAAGATATTGGCT
Proteins encoded:
- the rpsO gene encoding 30S ribosomal protein S15 — its product is MALSKAETSEIVQKFAKKPGDTASPEVQIALLTRRLQTLNGHFKVHEKDHHSRLGLMKLVGQRKRLLTYLKNKDTNAYKNLISELGLRK